The Arachis hypogaea cultivar Tifrunner chromosome 14, arahy.Tifrunner.gnm2.J5K5, whole genome shotgun sequence DNA window AAATGCAGAAATAATGTGAAAACAAGCTGATAAAAAAACAGaaagtataatttatattaaataatttaaaattatagagATAAGATTGGCAACAAATCATAGAAAGTAGTGATTTGTTATGAAGTTGGCTCgtgaccctttttttttttaccctaTGCAATACCAAAATGAATGAGAAAGATCCAAACTATAACAAACAAGTTTGCAACTAATAATGGCAAGTAGAAACAACTATGCTACTAGTGCAATATGAGAATGAAAACAAGAGACCATTTTATCAATGGATATAACTATTGATTTGCCAATTCCACAAAACAccctcaaaatttttaaatatataatagccTGCAGTTTCAACTAAACTGGCACTTATGAACTTAATTGAAGAGTATACACAAGCCTAGCTCAAGCAAGCCTGCATAACTAAACAAGAATGGTAGTCATGACAATCTAGGTTGCATACAGTTGTTAGAGTAGTTTTATGTTTGACCAAAGCATGATTATACATGGAATTGGAAACTAAAATCCTAGGAAATAGCTTTCCCAGAGAATTACAATTTCATTTATAGTAAATGATATTATACCTTCCTGCTATTGTTTTTGTATATGTAACTACTGTAAGTGTAATATATGAAGTTTAGTTTCTCACAAACAAGTTCTTAACCACATTATGTTTCTAACATTTATGCTTTGTACTAAACATTGAAAGTCATGTAGAATGAGGTTCATTGGAAGATTGTTAATGTATGTAATGAAGAGCAGAGGTAAATTTAAGCATTTAAGAATTAGCTCTTCACGGAAAGCTGTAATAGTCAAGTTGTGTAACAcccagatttttaaaaattaaataattaattgaattattatatttgttgaaattttgtttttaaaaaaattattttaccaaaaataattaaataaaattttatgattattaaagtttaatttaattatgacttattctattagtttgaattatttattaagAACTATTTCGAtagacaaaaatttaaatttattattattattattattattattattattattattattaaagtttaaaagaaaaagaaaaagaatactaGGCCGAAGACATTAGGagaacaaaaggaaaagaaacattGGTAATGTATATATATACCCATGCATTAACATAACAATGACACATATGATTAGAAGATAAGGGTCAGAATCTGATAACAGAATTCATTTTTCTGATGAAGGAGAACCAGCTTTCTGAAATTCTGGATGCCAAAGTGCTTAAGGAAGCAAGGGAAGGTCACATTCTTGCCATTGCAAATCTTGCAATGATATGCTTGAGACTCAGTGGGAAGAAAAGACCAACCATGAAAGAAGTTTCAGCAGAACTAGAAGCATTGAGAACAGCACAGAGTTCCGTACTTATCGACCTTGACCGCATCTCACCGGAAGATGGTGGATCACCTAACCACACCACCAGGGGACCAATTCAAGAATCTGGCGAGGAAAGCATTTTACTATCCCTACAAATGGAGTCCACATCCTTCTAAGATGCCTGATTGACACCCCAGATATTTGTTCATGAAAATGTTGGCTACATTATAGAGGAAACCCTTCAGTTGTATATGTATTTGGTTATGACagagaattttttttcaaatttttttagcaAGGCTAGAAACTCGGCTTATCACATATGTTGTTAAAATATTAGAACTGCTCCTATCACATGTGGTAAATAGTTCTGGATATTTCTGATAAATTCTCTGGCTGTGAAGCAGTTCCCATTCTCTTTTCCTCCCATTGGTAAATTTTAAGCATTTGAAGCTTAGGAAGCCCTGATAAtttcaattaaaataagaaaaacaacatTCACTTAGCATAAGGTCCACATGATCCCCtacatttttacaaattactgatcTATAATTTGGAACATTCCCCTACAACCTTTTTCTACAGCtaagagcataaattaaataaggtTATCCACATCAAACACATATTTATTGGTGTTTGTTATAAGCTGGAACggttatcatcaaatatggtCTCTTCAGAAGATGTGTCACTATTTCTTAACATTGGTTTTCACCTGCAAACGACAAGAGCCCGACATGTTATGATCACTAGGTAGGACAAAGACGTGAAGAATTAATAGAACTATACAACAAACCTTCAAAAAGAGAAAGCCATATTTGAATGAAGGCTTGTGAAAGCATAATTTTGAATGAACCTTAAAAAATGTAGATTTGATGTTCAACTGTACCATTGTTCTTCCAGCATGCATGCTGTAAGGGACCCAGGGGAACTGGAGTTGCCCCCTATCTTCTTTCAGACCATGTCCTGGAGTTGCTATGCCCAAATTAAGTTCAAGATTAGGAATGCCACCTGTAGAAAACAAACACAAATTCAATTTTACAGTGACATTAGTCACTTGTACATTAAGAGGAGCAAAATAGATCATTGTTATACCTTCATTGATGGCTGGAGATTTCATCTCTCCTTCATATGTACTTGGCTCAAAGTTAGTCACTGCTTCTCTTCTATTGCATTTGATAGCAGCCTTGTCATAAGCCCTGAATTCCAGAAAATCAAAAGGGATACACGTGTTGGATTGGAGCCCTAGTGAGCTTGAAAATTCAGGGTAATAAATTCAGTGCAGGTAGAATATAATTCACGTATCACTAGGACCTTGCAGCTTCTACTTCGCTGTCGAATAGCCCAAGATATATATACCTGCATCATGAAAAGCATCGCAATCTCCATAACCGAAACGCCTTTTACCAATCATTTCTTTGAAACATGCATTTTTTGTCAGAGCAGGGCTACTAACCTTCGACGGAGACACGGCCGCAACCGGCGAGATGACGGCGAGAGCAGAGACCATGGCAAGCGGTGACCCGAAGATGAACTGGTCCAAGCCACGGACAAAGAAGCCAGCGAGGATGGGGACGACGTGCCGAGCTACCTGGATTCCGGAATGGGGGAATAGGAAGAAGCGGAAGTGTTGAGAACCTGGGGACGGCGGCGGCAAAGAATCTAGGGCTAGGGTTTTGCCGTTTTGGTTTGGGACTTTTAATGCTTTTCTTCAGAAGGGGGCACGAATGATTAGGAGAATtcgagaagatgaagaacaattgattttttgtttttttgatacGTTTTGCTTTGCTTCAGAGGAAGGGACGAATGATTAGGAAAATTAGAGAAGATAAAGAAcgattgatttttagtttttttttttatgtttttattttgttgtttaaattatttgaaactataaaattaggattaattaaattctaaaatttgattaatttaaaagggtatttttgtttaatcaaataaagtaaggatgtttaagattttttataaaattaaataaaaaatatttttttatttttatttaattaaaagggtgtattagtaaaagtggtgatataatatatatttaaaaaagaaaaaattaaatgctgatgtggaaaataaattccacatgCATTGTTAttacttgtccatattttaaatatatcggtacgtatgaatttatgaTCGTACCATAgcaaacaccaatattttttattactaaatcATCACCTATTGATACTCCATCCCCgttttattttcaatctttttcttCCCTTATTAATAGGTTGGAAGGATGCTTTCATAAATACGCGTAAAATGTGACATTTATGTGTTGTATTATTATTAGACGTATTAATGAAtcggttattttttaattttttaataaactagaataaaatcgaattttttataacaataacaataaactcAATTGTTATCAGATCAAGTCGAACTGATCAATTTACGTAACCCACTGGATCatagttttttttaaaacaaaaattagggatatatttatttttttatcaaaaaatttaaacatgattcGATTTAGATTATGTAAATCGGTCGGATCAAATCAGGTCTAATAGTTATAGTGTGGACAATtaggtttattattattactataataaaccaattttattctggtttattaaaaattaaattattaaccaGTTTAATAAAAATGTCCAATAATATCATGACACATGTAAACgcctttaaaaaaatatattttaaatgtcTTTATCAAAATGTTCTTCTTAATTTAGTAGGATGTtaaattaatgtttttttttattttaaataaagacGTTTTCATGCAATATATCAAGTATTCAGATCTTAGTTATTTATTTTCgtgagatatttttttaattttattttactttgttgtgtgtactaaaattaattactaaaatcagtcattaatataaatatatattaaaagttgTCACATGTCATAtgtatattttatacataaatatattaataattgattttagtgtatgaataatatttttaaattttattagatggTACAAGTTTAACcatttttagatatatttaaaaactttaaaagaaaaaaaaaacttgtccTAATTTATCAATTTGATGTGAATTTCACAGACGCATGCACACACATCAACAGTTAGGATGCAATACCACATGGAGTGGACATTATTTAGAAGATAAAATTAAACCATATAGCGAGATAATGTCACTTTAATACATGTCCTTATTCCAATTCCGGATGTCATCGTTTAAATTTTATAGAGATTTAAAATCAAACAATTtcatataaatacataaaaataaagatagaaatgtgtatgtaattatttttatatgaagttgatatcatgtgaattaaaattaataattaaaaattattcgatgatatttatacataaatctccacttaaaaataaagatatttttaatataaaatatttttaaaaaatgaaatataGTGAAATTGGAaacaattaatttatttctttatGCTTCTGTTGAAACATATTATTCAGAatttaattcaaaccatttcaattttatttctttcaataGTGCTagaaaattagtatattttgtaatttataattattaattaattattattaatatttttaataatataaaattatatttaatagtataaaattatatatttttttaataattaaatgtgaattaaattttaataaaactactaatttctgaaatttttttctattttttttgcaatCCAAACACGCTCTATCACTTGTCgtcaaaattttagaataattaaaaggaCTATCTTTCAAAGTAATTTGACTAATTTACTAACTTCATAAGTAGTAGTGGTTGGATAAATATAGTTTAACTAGGGTTTCGCCGACCAACGTTTTTATATTTCTATGCGACAAGTATTATGAATCCGTAttccattgaaaaaaaataaaagaatccaCTTGGTTGTTTAACAAATAATTAAAGCTGCAACGTGTTGCGCAATTATTGTACTGTGCAGCAGAAGGGGTAAAAATATACAGATaattctgtttgtttaatttgtttaaacCAAATTCAATTAATAGACTAACTTTTGACTTATAATTTATGAAGTTATTTGATCATgtgttatttttatgaatttcaccAAACAATCATTAAGTAGCCAATGGATGGAACCTTTTAATAGTCTGGTTTAACCACCGTTTAGGACCaattgagaagaaaaaaaaatgacatCGAAATAGGGTTGTAAAGCTTGTGAAGGATTTGTTTCAGTTTATCCTATGGTAGTTCACACGAATACCACTCATTTCGAataccgaaaaaaaaaattacaactcATTTCATTTATAGGTCGTCAAGGAAAACAAAATGTGCAAGGACTAGAGGTCTTCTATATTGAAAAAGTTTGAAgccagtatttttattaaaatttgactaatatttaatcagtaaaaaaaatgaataattttatattattggataaaatctcacactattaaaaacattAATAAGAATTGTTTTAACCCGGTTCAGCTGACATGATGCCCCGGCCCAGCTGGCATGGTGCCCCGCCCGAGCGGCCGACCAGACGAACGCGCGATGCCTGAACTGCGAGGAATACCCGGACACCTCCTCTCTCCCAGCCAGTTATATGACAGCTGAGAGAGGAAATTTTCTAGAAAGTAGGTCAGTACTGTGGGACTTGCTCTAGACGCAGAGTATATAAGAGGAGGGCCCTACCCCTCCCACAAGGTACGTCACGATTTCCTCACTTTTACTGCCACCTGtcttgagcgtcggagtccttTTTGTCGGTGGCTCCCCCTCATCCAATCACCAGCTCGGGAAGTTGTGAAACCCCAGTCCTCACGCGCCAGAACCTATCCGGGAGGTCCATCCACGCACCAATGACCCAGATCCAAGCTGGTTCCCACCATCACACACTCAAAGCATCTCCGACCCGTTCGGGACCCGAAGtcacgaacattggcgccgtctgtggggatctGGCCTGAATGGATTTTCTGTTGGGACCACCACGTGCATTGCCGAAGCAAAGCACCCGATCAACTTGCTGGGGGTGACGCAAAGAAGCAGGGAACCGACTAGGAAGTATCTGGACAAGTTCAATGACGAATGCCTAGAGATTGACGGCCTGACcgactcggtggccagcctgTGTCTGACAAACGGGCTATTGAATGAAGACTTCaggaaacacctcaccaccaaacCCGTGTGGACAATGCAAGAAAACCAAATTGTGGCTCGAGAGTATATCAACGACGAGGAGGTCAGCTAAGTCATAGCAGCTAACAAGCGGCAACCCACCTATCACCCTACTCGTCAGCCCGGTAATGGGAAAAGGCCTAAGGAGCACTCCAAACACGGAGGGCCAGCTAAAACCTTCAAGCCATTCCCCCAGGTAGGGAGGTTCACTAACTACAAGCCCCTGACTGCCCCGATCGTTGAGGTGTACCAGCAGATAGCCGACAAAGGCATCTTGTCGAAGCCTCGCCAGCTCAAGGACAGAATCGGAGGGAACAAGAACCTCTACTGCGACTACCATAAGGGCTTCGGCCATAAAACCCAAGATTGTTTCGACCTGAAGGACGCTCTGGAGCAGGCGATCCGGGAAGGTAAGTTCGCAAAGTTCTCTCACCTCATAAGAGAACCCAGAAGGCGAGAGCGCGACCGATCTGGTGACGATAGAAGCCGCGCCGTCAAACCAAGGCAAGAGCCCGAAGAGGACGACCGTGGCCTCACCATCGTGAATGTCGTAGTCGGGAGTGATGTTGTAGCAAGGTCTAAGTCGGCAACAAAGAAAGACGTTAAGGTCTTGGCTATGTCGTCGGCTAACCAAGGGCATTTCCCTAGGAGAATCCCGACGATATCGTTCGGACCGGAGGACCAATGGTTCCACGACCTCCCGGAGAACCCTCCCATGGTAATCACAGCAAGAGTAGGAACCGGTTTGGTCAGGCGAATTCTCGTTGACACCGGAGCTGACTCAAACATTATGTTCCGAAACGTGTTTGACGCCCTGGGTCTTCGAGAAGCCGACTTAAGAACTCACCACCACGGTGTGGTTGGCTTAGGGGATAATTTTATCAAGCCTGATGGAATAATCTCCCTCCCGGTGTACATTGGGGGAAGCCAAGGAAAAAGGTCACTGATGGCAGAGTTTGTTGTTATGAAGGACTCCACGGCTTACAACCTTATCTTAGGGAGGAAGACGATCAACGAGTACGGGGCGGTAATATGTACCAAGCTGCTGACAATGAAGTTTATAGCCGACGATGAGTCGGTGGGATCCATCAGGGGAGATCTAGAAACGGCTGTCGCGTGCGACAATGCCAGCCTCTCCCTAAGGAAGAAGTCAAAGGAGGCATCTGGGGTTTTTCTAGCTGACCTGGACGCTAGGATTGACGACAAACCAAGGCCAAAGCCTGAAGGAGACCTGGAGAAGTTCAGAGTCGGCGACTCAGAAGATAAGTTCACCTTTGTGAATAGAAACCTCCCCTACAACTTGAAAGAGCCTTTGATGGAAATGATTCGAGAAAATGGCGATCTGTTTGCCTGGACACCAGCCGACATTCCGGGGATCGACCCCCAATTCATGTTGCACCACCTGGCCGTGAAGGCAGACGCCAAGCCCGTAGCCCAAAGACGAAGGAAAATGTCCCAGGAGAGAGCCAACGAGGTGGCAAAGCAAATGGCAGCCTGTTAGAAGCATGATTCATCCAAGAACTAGACTACTCGACCTGGTTGTCGAACGTGATCCTGGTTAAGAAGGCTAATGGGAAGTGGAGGATGTGTGTAGACTACTCCGACCTCAACAAGGCATGCCCTAAGGACTCATTTTCCCTCCCCAACATTGATGCTTTAGTGGACGGGGCCGCGGGATATCGCTTTCTGAgtttcatggacgcatattctgGGTACAACCAGATCCTGATGCACCGACCAGATGAAGAAAAAACGGCGTTTATAACGCCAAGTGGCACCTATTGCTACAGGGTAATGCCGTTCGGATTAAAGAATGTGGGAGCAACCTACCAAAGGCTAATGAGAAAAGTCTTCAGCAAACTTATCGAGAAGTCAGTAGAGGTGTATGTGGATGACATCCTGGTAAAGACCGGCCAGTCGGAAGACCTAATTGGGTACCTAAAGACTGTGTTCGTGTCCCTCCGACGACACAATATCAGACTTAACCCTCTCAAGTGCACCTTTGCCAtggaagccggaaagttcttggGTTTCATGATAACCCAGAGGGGAGTCGAAGCCAACCCGGAGAAGTACGAAGCGATTTTGCGGATGTCGAGCCCGGGGTGCATTAAGGACGTACAGAGGCTGGCCGGAAGACTCACGGCCCTATCTCATTTTCTCGGAGCGTCGGCGGCCAAAGCCCTTCCATTTTTCAACTTGATGAAAAAAGGAATAGTTTTTGAGTGGACCCCAGCATGTAAGGAGGCCTTCAACCACTTCAAGAGCATACTCTCGGCACCTCCAGTCCTTGGCAAACCTATGGAGGGGGAGGTGCTTTTCTTATATTTGGCAGTGACAGACGAGGCCTTGGCGGCCGTCTTGGTGCAGCAAGAAGGGAAAACCCAACAGCCGGTCTACTTTGTTAGCAAAGCATTGCAAGGGGCAGAGCTGAGGTATAGTAAATTGGAAAAGCTGGCGTATGAGCTCTTAACCTCGTCTCGAAGATTGCGGCAATACTTCCAAGGACACCGGATAATCGTCAGAATAGATCAAGCGATCCGCCAAGTCTTGCAGAAGCCCGACCTGGCGGGAAGGATGATAGTTTGGGCAATCGAGCTATCCCAGTAGGACCTGCAGTACGAACCCAAACATGCAATTAAGGGCCAGGCGATGGCCGATTTCTTGGTGGTAGTGACGGGAGACACTTACGAGATCCCGAACACACGATGGAAACTCCATgtagacggagcctccaaccaaacgttcgGAGGAGCAGGGATCATCCTAGAAAGCCCCGCTGGAGTGGTATATGAGCAGTCAATCAAGTTCAAGTTCCCGGTCTCGAACAATCAAGCAGAGTATGAAGCCCTCATTGCTGGCCTGCTCTTAGCAAAAGACGTCGGGGCAACCAAGCTGGAGGTGaacagcgactcccaggtcatcaCGTCCCAAATCAACGGGGCATATCAAGCCAAGGATTCCCTACTACAAAAATATTTGGAATGGGTAAAAAGTCTGAAGGAAGAATTCGATGAGGTCGTGGTGTGGCATGTTCCAAGAGAAAGAAATACCCAAGCCGACCTCCTATCGATGTTGGCCAGCACGAAGCCGGGGACAGAAAACCGGTCTCTGATCCAAGGATTGATAAAAGAGCCAACAGTTGCCCTATGTGTGACCCGAGCAGACGTCGTTCGCTCATGGATCGACGCAATTACGGACTTTTTGGAAAACAGCAAGCTTTCTGACGACCACAAGACTGCGAAAGCGCTAAAGAGGGAGGCAGCCAAGTACGTCGTTATACAGGACCAGCTATTCAAGAGAGGACTGAACCAACCCCTATTGAAATGCCTACGACCTGACCAAACGGACTATGTCTTAagggaagtccatgaggggtgctGCGGCCACCACATCGGGGGAAGGCTCTAGCGCGGAAGCTCGTCAAGGCCGGTTACTTCTGGACCTCAATGATGTCAGACTCACAAGAGTTCGTAAAGAAGTGCAGGAAGTGCCAGGAAAACGCCAATTTCCACAAAGCCCCAACAGCGGAGCTGAATCTACTGATGGCCTCACGTCCCTTCTCTCAGTGGGGGATCGACCTATTGGGACCCTTTCCCGTTGGCCCTGGACAGATCAAATACCTAATTGTTGCCGTTGACTATTacaccaaatgggtagaagctgaTCCATTA harbors:
- the LOC140178634 gene encoding uncharacterized protein — encoded protein: MADFLVVVTGDTYEIPNTRWKLHVDGASNQTFGGAGIILESPAGVVYEQSIKFKFPVSNNQAEYEALIAGLLLAKDVGATKLEVNSDSQVITSQINGAYQAKDSLLQKYLEWVKSLKEEFDEVVVWHVPRERNTQADLLSMLASTKPGTENRSLIQGLIKEPTVALCVTRADVVRSWIDAITDFLENSKLSDDHKTAKALKREAAKYVVIQDQLFKRGLNQPLLKCLRPDQTDYVLREVHEGCCGHHIGGRL